Genomic window (Marinobacter sp. F4206):
AGGATTTTCTCTACCTGTCGCCCCTGAATACTGGCGATATCCTCTATGCGGCCTCTGCTGATGGCGAGCTATATGCGGTGCAGGCTGCCGACGGCAAGGTGGTCTGGGAGACCGAACTTGACGATCGAATTTTTGCCGGGGTCGGCGGTGACAGTGAGCGGCTTTATCTCGCCACGAGAGAGGCCGATCTTCTGGCGCTCTCCCGGGAGGACGGTAGCGAACTATGGCGTGCGCCATTGCCGACGGAAGTTCTTGCAACCCCCCAATCCAATGGCCAGTTGGTGGTTGCCCAGACTACCGATGGTCGCGTCCTGGCGTTTGATGCGACGAGTGGTGAGAAGCTCTGGCAGTACGACGGTGTGGTTCCGGTTCTGTCGATTCGAGCCGCGGCGGCGCCACTGGTCGGTGGTGACGTGGTCCTTGCATCTTTTGCCAACGGCAAGCTCATTGCGTTGAGTGCAGAGGCCGGCCAGCCAATTTGGCAGTATGAGGTCGGGCAACCCCAGGGGCGAACCGAACTGGAGCGACTGGTAGATATTACCGGCCAGCCGTTGGTGCTCGATTCGGCCGTGCTGGTCGTCGGGTATCAGGGCAAGCTGGCCCTGGTGGACATCAGGACCGGTCAGGAAATCTGGAGCCGTAAGGCATCCAGTCTGTATCCGCCGATGATCGGCAATGGTGAAATCTACCTGGCATCGGCCAACGGTGACATAGTGGCGTTGCGGGGCTCCGACCGCCGCGAACTCTGGGTCCAGGACCGACTGTCCTGGCGTCAGTTGACGCAACCCATGGTGGTGGACGATTACCTGGTTACCTCGGATTTCGAGGGTTACCTGCATATTCTCTCGCGGGAAGACGGCAGCCTGCAGGGGCGGCTCGAATTCGATGATGAGGGTATACGCGTACCGGCACAACGCCTGAGCAATGGTAACCTGCTCGTTTACGGTAACAGCGGTGACATGGCGGTTCTCAGGATCCGGCCCATTGAATGAACACTTTCCAGCCCGGTACAGCAACCGGGCTGTTTTCCTTTTTGCATAGCGACTTATTATGACCCCAGTAATTGCCCTGGTCGGCCGCCCGAATGTTGGCAAGTCGACCCTGTTTAACCAGATGACCCGATCCCGGGACGCCCTGGTCGCGGATTTTCCGGGACTGACCCGTGACCGGAAGTATGGTGAGGGCAACTATGAGGGTCAGCGATTCATCGTTATTGACACTGGCGGCCTGACCGGGGACGAACAGGGACTGGACGCGGAAATGGCCCGGCAGTCCTTGCAGGCGGTGGAAGAGGCCGACATTGTGTTGTTTCTGGTGGATGGCCGTGCCGGTCTGACGGCTGGTGATGAGACCATTGCCAACCACCTTCGGCGCTCCGGCAAGCAGGCCCACCTGGTCGTCAACAAAACCGACGGTCAGGATCCAGACATTGCGGCAGCAGACTTCTACAGTCTCGGCTTCGACTCGACCTTCCTGATTGCAGCGTCCCACAACCGTGGGATTCGGTCCATGCTCGAACTGTTGCTGCCGTCCGAGGAAGAGCGCGAGGAAGAGGATCGTGCCGATCGATACCCCGGCATCCGGATCGGCGTGGTGGGTCGCCCCAACGTGGGCAAGTCAACACTGGTCAACCGGATGCTCGGCGAAGACCGGGTCGTGGTGTACGACATGCCGGGCACCACCCGGGACAGTGTCTATATTCCCTATGAGCGGCAGGGGCACGAATACACCCTGATCGACACCGCAGGCGTTCGTCGCCGAAAAAACGTCCGGGAAACGGTTGAGAAATTCTCGATCATCAAGACCCTGCAGGCGATTGATGATGCCCACGTCGTCATCCTGGTCATAGATGCCCGGGAAGGGCTGGTGGACCAGGATCTTCATCTCATCGGCTTTGTCCTTGATGCCGGACGTTCGCTGGTCATTGCGGTTAATAAGTGGGATGGGATGGATCCGGAGGACCGCGCCAAGGTGAAGGAGCAGGTACAGCGCCGCCTGGATTTTCTGGACTACGCCGACAAACACTATATTTCTGCGCTTCACGGTTCGGGCGTTGGGGTGATGTACGAATCCGTCCAGGCTTGCTACGAGTCGGCCATGGCAAAGTGGCCGACGAATCGCTTAACCGCGATCCTTCAGGATGCCGTTGCCCAGCACCAGCCACCCATGGTTCACGGCCGCAGAATCAAGCTCCGGTTTGCCCATCAGGGTGGATCGAATCCCCCGGTGATTGTCGTCCACGGTAACCAGGTGGATGCCTTGCCAGGGGCCTATAAACGTTATCTTGAAAATACCTTTCGCAAGGTTCTGAAGGTAACCGGTTCTCCGATTCGCTTCGAATTCAAGGCGGGCGAAAACCCGTTCGCGGGCAAGGTGGATCGTCTCACTCCCCGTCAGAAGGTCAAGAAAGACAACGACCTGAAGAAGGGGAGGCGGATCAAGAAAACCCGTCAGAAAAGCCTGAAGCGGTAATCCCGGGCCGAATTTACCCGGCCCGACTCACTCCGATTTAGCCGCTGCCACCTGTTTTGCCTGAACCGCGGTTAGTGCGATGGTGAACACGATATCCTCCACCAGGGCGCCGCGGGACAGATCGTTAACGGGTTTCCTCAGGCCCTGAAGCATGGGGCCAATACTGACCACGTTCGCGCTTCGCTGAACGGCCTTGTAGGTGGTGTTGCCGGTATTCAGGTCCGGAAACACGAAAACCGTCGCCTTCCCCGCAACCTTGCTGTGAGGCGCCTTGCTCCTGGCAACGCTCTCGATGGCAGCGGCATCGTATTGCAGGGGCCCGTCGATGATCAGGTCGGGGCGACGTTCCCGGGCAATCCGGGTCGCTTCCCGTACCTTGTCGACGTCCTGACCGGTGCCGGATTCGCCGGTACTGTAACTGATCATGGCCACCACCGGATCGATACCAAACGCTTCTGCTGATTCCGCGCTCTGAATGGCGATATCGGCCAGTTCCTCCGCGTTGGGATCCGGATTAATGGCGCAGTCGCCATAGACGACCACCTGTTCCGGTAAAAGCATGAAGAAAACCGAGGACACAACCTTGGCGTGTTCGTGGGTCTTGATCAACTGCAGGGCAGGTCGGACGGTATTGGCGGTGGTATGTATCGCGCCGGATACCAGGCCATCGGCCTCATCCTGAGCCACCATCATGGTTCCCAACACCACATTGTCCTCAAGCATGGCTTCTGCCATATCCGGAGCCAGTCCCTTATGCTTCCGCAAGTTAACCATGGGCGCGATATAATTGCTGCGAACGTCGGCCGGATTGATAACCT
Coding sequences:
- the bamB gene encoding outer membrane protein assembly factor BamB, giving the protein MRFHRNRFVRAGLVSGLLAVVGLTGCSTTDTFEQPVPVPDIESSVEFKSVWSMSVGDGHDEDFLYLSPLNTGDILYAASADGELYAVQAADGKVVWETELDDRIFAGVGGDSERLYLATREADLLALSREDGSELWRAPLPTEVLATPQSNGQLVVAQTTDGRVLAFDATSGEKLWQYDGVVPVLSIRAAAAPLVGGDVVLASFANGKLIALSAEAGQPIWQYEVGQPQGRTELERLVDITGQPLVLDSAVLVVGYQGKLALVDIRTGQEIWSRKASSLYPPMIGNGEIYLASANGDIVALRGSDRRELWVQDRLSWRQLTQPMVVDDYLVTSDFEGYLHILSREDGSLQGRLEFDDEGIRVPAQRLSNGNLLVYGNSGDMAVLRIRPIE
- the der gene encoding ribosome biogenesis GTPase Der codes for the protein MTPVIALVGRPNVGKSTLFNQMTRSRDALVADFPGLTRDRKYGEGNYEGQRFIVIDTGGLTGDEQGLDAEMARQSLQAVEEADIVLFLVDGRAGLTAGDETIANHLRRSGKQAHLVVNKTDGQDPDIAAADFYSLGFDSTFLIAASHNRGIRSMLELLLPSEEEREEEDRADRYPGIRIGVVGRPNVGKSTLVNRMLGEDRVVVYDMPGTTRDSVYIPYERQGHEYTLIDTAGVRRRKNVRETVEKFSIIKTLQAIDDAHVVILVIDAREGLVDQDLHLIGFVLDAGRSLVIAVNKWDGMDPEDRAKVKEQVQRRLDFLDYADKHYISALHGSGVGVMYESVQACYESAMAKWPTNRLTAILQDAVAQHQPPMVHGRRIKLRFAHQGGSNPPVIVVHGNQVDALPGAYKRYLENTFRKVLKVTGSPIRFEFKAGENPFAGKVDRLTPRQKVKKDNDLKKGRRIKKTRQKSLKR